The DNA region CGGCATGGCCGTGGGCACGCTGTACCGCTATTTCCCGGCCAAAACCCATCTGCTGGTCGCGGCGCTGAGTCGAGAATTTCAGCGTCTCGACGTCGCCGGGACCTGGACAACCGGTGCCGGCACACCGCGGCAGCGATTGGAGCGACTGACCAGCCACCTGCACGGCCGGTGGCAGCGCGAGCCGCTGCTGACCGACGCCATGACCCGGGCTTTCGCCGCGGCCGACACCCGCGCCGCCGCGGAACTTGATTCTGCCGCCGCAACGATCCACACGCTGCTGGCCCGCACCCTCAGCGCGGGCGAGCCGACACCGACACATCTGGTTGTCGCCGGCCTCATCTCCGACATCTGGCTGGCCAACCTGCTCGCCTTCATCAGCGGGCGGGTGTCCGCCGAGGAGACCCGTGACCGCATCGACCGGGCCGTTCATCGGCTACTCGACAGCGCCGCCGCGCACTCCGAGGAACCGTAACGATACTCCTAGTATCGCAGCGATACCTGCCGTACCCTTAGGGGTGCGACTCGATGATGCGTCGAAGGAGAACGCCATGTACACCCAGTGGATCGAAGATTGTGTCGTGCAACGGGTTTCGGTGCGCGACGGCTTGGTACTCGACCTGGACGACTACAACGAAGTCGTCATCTCGCGCCCCCTGCTGCTCACTCTGCCCGCAGCAGATCGCTTTCCCGCCGAGGCAGTCCTCATCAATCCCTTGCAGATCTCGGTCTACGAGCGCCCGCTGCTGAACCTGGCCGGCGCAGTGTGCACCCAGGCCTGGTCCGGTGACGACGGGGGGTTGCACCTGGGCTTCTCCCGTGGTCACCGCATCGACGTCGACCCCGACGAGCAGTTCACCGCGTGGGAGCTGTACGGCAAGCGGCACGGCTACATGGCCTGTCTGCCGCACGGGCGTGTCCGCGTGGTCCGACACGACATCCCCGAAAGCGACGACGCCAACATCGTGAACCGATAAGCCACCGCTGGCTGCAGACCCCATCGACTATCCGATATTCGCTACATAATGTAGCGTAGCGATACCAATAGTATCGTTGATCGTTTAGGGGGTTCGGTGGCCGACCGCACGGCAGGCTCTTCGGTAACACCGGCCCGCGCTGCCCGGCGCGAGACTCCCGTCGATCCCGCGTCCAGCCGTGAATACAGCGCTCGGCTCGCAGCGTTGGGACGATTCACTGTGCGGCACAAAGCCTTGACCATCGGGGTGTGGATCGGCGCCGCGATCGTCTTGGCGCTGCTGTTCCCGCAGCTGGAAACGGTGGTGCGCCAGCAGTCGGTGGATTTGATTCCGCGCGACGCCCCGTCGCTGCAAACGGTGGAGCGGCTGAGTACCGCCTTCAACGAGCAGGGGTCGAAAACCATGCTGTTCGTGGCCATGGAAGACCCCGCCGGTCTGACCCCGGCGACCCAACAGCGCTACGACCGCCTTCTGGAACGACTGCGCGCAGACAGCGAGCACGTGTTACTGGTGCAGGATCTGCTGGCCGATCCGGTCACCCGAGCCCAGGCTGTCAGCGCCGACGGCACATCGTGGTATCTGCCGGTGGGAGTGAGCGGCACGCTGGGTGACCCGACCGCTGCGGAGTCCGTCCAGGCGGTGCGGGACATCACCGCAGAAGTGTTCGCCGGTTCGTCCACCACCGCGCAGGTGACCGGGCCGCCGGCGACGTTCAGTGACATGATCGCCGCCGCCGAGCATGATCTGCTGTTGATCTCGATCGCCACCGCCGCCATGATCGCGCTGATCCTGCTGATCGTCTACCGGTCGGTGTTCACCGCGCTGCTGCCGCTGCTGGTGATCGGGCTGAGCTTGGCCGTCGGGCGCGGCGTCCTGTCCGCGCTGGGCGAGATGGGCATGCCGGTCTCACAATTCACCGTCGCGTTCATGACCGCGATCCTGCTCGGCGCCGGCACCGACTACACCGTGTTCCTGATCAGCCGCTACCACGAGCAGCGCCGCGCCCAGGTACCGGCCGAGCAGGCCATCATCCACGCCACCGCCAGCATCGGCCGCGTCATCCTGGCCTCCGCCGCCACCGTGGCCCTGGCCTTCCTGGCCATGGTGTTCGCCCGCTTGAGCGTGTTCGCCGCCCTAGGCCCCGCATGCGCCATCGCGGTCCTGTTCGGTTTCCTGGCCACCGTCACCCTGCTACCGCCCGTGCTGGCACTGGCAGCTAAACGGGGCATCGGTGAACCCAAATCCGATCGCACCCGCCGCTATTGGAACAGTGTCGCCGTCGCGGTGGTGCGCCGTCCGGTGCCACTGCTGATCGTCAGCCTCGTCATCCTGCTCGCGCTGTCAGCGGTAGCCGCGACCATCAAAATCAGCTACGACGACCGCAAAGGCCAACCCGCCACCACCGCCAGCAACCAGGGCTACCAACTGTTGGACCGCCACTTCCGCAAAGACGTCGTCATCACCGAATTCCTCGTCGTCGAGAACCCCACCGACATGCGCACCGGCAAAGGACTGGCCGACCTCGACGAAATGGCCTCCCGCGTCTCCCAGGTTCCCGGTGTCACCAAAGTCTCCGGCGTCACCCGCCCCACCGGGGAACGCCTCGATCAAGCGCAACTGGCCTGGCAAAACGGTCAAATAGGAGACAAGATGGCCGGCGCGGTCGCCGACGGTAACGCTCGCCGCGACGACCTCACCAAACTCACCGACGGCGCCGATCAACTCGCCGGCGGACTGGCCCAACTCGACACCACCGTGCGCACCGCACTGACCCCCCTGGCGGGCATCCTCACGCAAGCCCAATCCGCCGGCGCTCAGGTCAACCAGTTCCGACCACTACTGCAACAACTCTCAGCGACCGCCCCTGCGGTCGATCAGGCCATCCAAGCCGGCCCCGGCCTACGCCCCCTGGCCGACCAAGCACAACACGCCATCACCACCTTGGACCCGCTCGTCGGTGCCCTCAACACCTCGCCGTGGTGTGCCACCACACCCCAATGCGCCCAGATCCGCGACCAAGTACAGATCCTGACCACCCTGCGCAACAACGGATTCTTCACCCAAATCGCCGACCTCGGCGACCGCTACAACCCCGCCAGCAATGCCACCGTCGCCGGCACCCTCACCACCGTCCAAAACGCCGTCACCTCGCTGGACAACGCTTTCGGGGCGCTGGGAAACCCCGCTGACCTGGCCAGCAACCTGCGCCGCCTCCAAGACGGGATCGGCCAACTCGCCTCCGGAGCCCAAGCGTTGGCCACCGGTGTGCGCACCCTAGCCGACAGCAACATCGAAATGCTCTCCGGGATGAGCCAGATCGCCACCCAACTCCAGAACTCTGCACGCGCCGCCCAGGACTCCGACTCAGCAAGCGGTTTCTATCTGCCGGCCAACGCCTTCGAGAACCGCCAATTCACCGACGTCGCGAAACAATTCCTCTCACCAGACGGCAAAACAGCACGGTTCATGATCGAAACCAGCTACGACCCCTACAGCGTCGAGGCCATGAACCTCGCCCACCAGATCACCGACGTCGCCAACGCCGCGCGCCCCAACACCTCCCTGGCTGAGGCCACCGTCTCGGTCGCCGGCTTCCCCGCCGTCAACTCCGACATCCAACGATTCCTCTGGGCAGACTTCTTCCAACTTGCGCTGGCCACCACCGTCATTGTCGGCCTCATCCTGGTGCTGCTGCTACGCGCACTACTGGCACCGATCTACCTGCTCGGCACCGTCCTGCTCAACTACCTCGCCTCGATCGGATTCGGCGTCCTGGTATTTCAGTGGATCCTCGGTCACGAAATCGCTTGGCCGGTACCTCTATTGGCGTTCATCATCCTCGTCGCCGTCGGCGCCGACTACAACATGCTGCTGGTCTCCCGACTACGCGAAGAATCCGGAAGCAACATCCGCGTCGGAGTGCTGCGCACCGTCGCCAACACCGGCGCCGTCATCACCTCCGCCGGCCTGATCTTCGCCGTCAGCATGTTCGGCCTCATGGTCGGCTCGGTAGCCATCATGATCCAAGCCGGCCTCATCATCGGCTTCGGACTACTGCTCGACACCTTCCTCGTACGCACCCTCACCGTGCCCGCCATCGCCACACTCCTCCGCGAAGCAAGCTGGTGGCCACAACGTGCGCCAACAAACCAACCCCCAACGGCAGTCACCTCCCCCAGATAAACAGACCTGCCAAACCCCGCCATGCTCGCCTCGCCGCCGCCCGTCTCAAATCTAGAGAAACGAGACGATGCCAGGAACCGCCTACCGGTCCGGCATCGCTCCAGGTTGCGCTGTCTCGTTTCTTGTCTCACGAACCTGGCGGATCCGCCATCATTCCGCCAACAACGGTGAGATTCCGCCACGTTCCGTGAGAACCTACATCAGGTGTAGGTTCTCACTTTTCACTTCAACGCCTGACACTTCGACCTGCGACTATCCAGTCTGTCTCACTGTCGGTGCATTGCCGTTGGTCTCACGAACCGCCTCATTCCTACGACTACGTACTAGCTGTAGATGGCGTGGCCGTCGTCGAGTCGCATGACAACGAGCCGACTCGCGTTTTAGTTCGCTTCACCCGTTCGCACCTTCAATTCGGGCTTCGCGCGGCGCATTGGTCTCGTGGGACCACTCAAGCACTCCCTTGTGGCTGCCCCGCTCGAACCGCGCCCGCTATGCCCCAAGGCGGCCGTAACCCCGCTTCTGTTCGTAGATCGGGTGGACTGGAGTCCCACCTACCGCATCCTCAGAGGCCGTAGTTGAGCAACGCCTTGCAGCTGGTGGGCTCACCGCTGGTAACGATCCGGTTCGGCTCGATCCGGATCGATTTACCTGCCGCAACGAGTTTCGGATATTCCGAGCC from Mycolicibacter sp. MU0083 includes:
- a CDS encoding TetR family transcriptional regulator → MTVASARASDTPTGLDEEYSVADQVHAAGVPRSRVSARRREAIMDAALAIATTGGYDAVHMRTVAEHVGMAVGTLYRYFPAKTHLLVAALSREFQRLDVAGTWTTGAGTPRQRLERLTSHLHGRWQREPLLTDAMTRAFAAADTRAAAELDSAAATIHTLLARTLSAGEPTPTHLVVAGLISDIWLANLLAFISGRVSAEETRDRIDRAVHRLLDSAAAHSEEP
- a CDS encoding DUF6188 family protein, producing the protein MYTQWIEDCVVQRVSVRDGLVLDLDDYNEVVISRPLLLTLPAADRFPAEAVLINPLQISVYERPLLNLAGAVCTQAWSGDDGGLHLGFSRGHRIDVDPDEQFTAWELYGKRHGYMACLPHGRVRVVRHDIPESDDANIVNR
- a CDS encoding RND family transporter; this translates as MADRTAGSSVTPARAARRETPVDPASSREYSARLAALGRFTVRHKALTIGVWIGAAIVLALLFPQLETVVRQQSVDLIPRDAPSLQTVERLSTAFNEQGSKTMLFVAMEDPAGLTPATQQRYDRLLERLRADSEHVLLVQDLLADPVTRAQAVSADGTSWYLPVGVSGTLGDPTAAESVQAVRDITAEVFAGSSTTAQVTGPPATFSDMIAAAEHDLLLISIATAAMIALILLIVYRSVFTALLPLLVIGLSLAVGRGVLSALGEMGMPVSQFTVAFMTAILLGAGTDYTVFLISRYHEQRRAQVPAEQAIIHATASIGRVILASAATVALAFLAMVFARLSVFAALGPACAIAVLFGFLATVTLLPPVLALAAKRGIGEPKSDRTRRYWNSVAVAVVRRPVPLLIVSLVILLALSAVAATIKISYDDRKGQPATTASNQGYQLLDRHFRKDVVITEFLVVENPTDMRTGKGLADLDEMASRVSQVPGVTKVSGVTRPTGERLDQAQLAWQNGQIGDKMAGAVADGNARRDDLTKLTDGADQLAGGLAQLDTTVRTALTPLAGILTQAQSAGAQVNQFRPLLQQLSATAPAVDQAIQAGPGLRPLADQAQHAITTLDPLVGALNTSPWCATTPQCAQIRDQVQILTTLRNNGFFTQIADLGDRYNPASNATVAGTLTTVQNAVTSLDNAFGALGNPADLASNLRRLQDGIGQLASGAQALATGVRTLADSNIEMLSGMSQIATQLQNSARAAQDSDSASGFYLPANAFENRQFTDVAKQFLSPDGKTARFMIETSYDPYSVEAMNLAHQITDVANAARPNTSLAEATVSVAGFPAVNSDIQRFLWADFFQLALATTVIVGLILVLLLRALLAPIYLLGTVLLNYLASIGFGVLVFQWILGHEIAWPVPLLAFIILVAVGADYNMLLVSRLREESGSNIRVGVLRTVANTGAVITSAGLIFAVSMFGLMVGSVAIMIQAGLIIGFGLLLDTFLVRTLTVPAIATLLREASWWPQRAPTNQPPTAVTSPR